In Nostoc piscinale CENA21, the genomic stretch TTATATTGATATTAACCAGGTAAAACTACAACCTGTGTCTAGATACAACCCTACACACTGGATACTGCGTCCTTTTACTTCTAGTACAAATCTCTCGATTCAACCTACTGACAGACAGCCTAGTATTAATAGCTTACCGCCAGCTTCTCATAACTACTATCCGCCAACACCTACTAACTCAAATTCCAACTCTAACTATTTACAGTTACCTAGTACATTACCGCCTATTTCTAATAACCAACAGCAACCTTATATTACAGTACCTCCCCTCACTCCCAGTAACCCTTATCAAATCCAAGGCTCGGTTCTACCTCCAGCAAGCTTTCCTAATCAACCTAGTAATGTGAGTAATGTGAATAATATTCCGCCCCTAGCCAACCCTAATTTCCCTATCCCTACAACACCCAGCACACCGAATTATCGATCTGATGAAGTCCAAATCCCAGTGATTGAGTTTGGACAACCTCTTCCCAAACCGTAAGTTAAAAGTGCTGAGTGTTTTACACTGAGCGCAGTCGAAGTGTGAGTGCTGAGTAAAAATACTAGTCCCTAGTCCCTAACCCCTAACCCCTAACCTCTAGCCCCTAGCCTCTCTTAAAATCTATCTGTTTCTTGAGGCACGGCAACTGCACCTGGTTGAGATGTGAAGAAGTTTTGTGCTGCCTCGTTTTGATAGATACATCTAATATCGGGTTTTTCGCTATCTAAACTACCTGTAAAACCAAAGGTATTCAGACGATTTTTACATTCTCTGACTTGATCAGAAGTAACAAGTTTGCGTTGTTCTAAAATTGCCCAGTTATTTTGCCGTAACACACACCCAGGACGCATACTTGGTTGAGCAACATAAACGTTAAATGGGTTGAGTGTGACAAATAATCTAGCATCCATCACCATTGCACTAGCGCCGTATTGTACGCAAATCTCTGGGTTGGGGGCTTTTGTATCAATAACTCCCGCGAAGCTACGTTGGAGGGCGTTAATGTAGTTGTGG encodes the following:
- a CDS encoding AMIN domain-containing protein — protein: MYTNRKPTWFLLWSQGVSISLLGFYTAISLETPSTHAAQIAKLNDWRFYPEAAQLEFTLSAATKPQYFYLSQPPRLVIDLPDTKLGYVATKQSYSGAIQRVRVSQLNANITRIVLDLAAGTYIDINQVKLQPVSRYNPTHWILRPFTSSTNLSIQPTDRQPSINSLPPASHNYYPPTPTNSNSNSNYLQLPSTLPPISNNQQQPYITVPPLTPSNPYQIQGSVLPPASFPNQPSNVSNVNNIPPLANPNFPIPTTPSTPNYRSDEVQIPVIEFGQPLPKP